From the Cloeon dipterum chromosome 4, ieCloDipt1.1, whole genome shotgun sequence genome, the window tttgaaccagtaatttaaggaaaatctGGACtagattatttctttttttaaaatgtcaactTTGTATAGAGACACAAAAAACAAGAGCtgacaatgaataaaaaatcaatgatgcCTGTCGTTTGTATTGAATCAACGAATCGATAATGGATTTAGTTGTTCAAACGCTAAATTCGCGTCAGCTTTCCGGATAACTGAGCGAACACGAACGCTATAATAGCAAATTGAGCGGAACCCAACTCACCGTGGTCTTCATGGCTGGTGGAGTGCGACTGATGATGCCACAACAGTGCGACCCCCCTTTATATATGCGCCCCTAGACCCTGACCAGAGAAGGTTAACTCGCGGCGGGTGCAAAGGGGAACTTTCGCTGATGGTCCACTCCCAGGCGGGTCTTCCTCCACGCCCTTCCCTTCCACACACGCCGGGTGTACGTACGTTCAAGTGAACGTGAACCGGTCTCGAGAGGAAGATcgcataataaatttatctgctCACTTTTAGCGCAGACGCTGCACACACGCGCTCGCGTGTGCTACACTTATAGGTGCCTTGCTTTCATTCTAGCAGGCCGAGAGTTCGCCGGCAGATCGCATTCCGCGATGCAGCCAAAGCCCCTTTGCGTGCGAGACACGGCTCCGAGCCCTCAAATTCATACACATAATTTTACTCGAGAAAGTGACATCAAAAAACTCTTTGCCGCTACTCAATGACGCAAGTTTTTTTACTGAGAATTATCTGGTTTTGTTGGAACTCCTCTCAATGCAGACTAGATGTCTTAGTTAGATATCAAAAGTTGTTTTCAAGGAACGGTTTaacacttttatttaattcattgtcGCTCAtgcaatttcataattttctgaaaataacagttatttttaacaattttaacagATTGTACGGGACAAAGGTAGCGATTGACAATATatcaatgagaaaaaatattggaaatactttaaatttaatgttataatttaGAGTataatcttgaaaataatttaaacgtcGAATTTGAATTATACTCGAAACAGAAATGTGTTTCAAACATAATTCTTATCACGtcatgttaaatttattttgagcgaAGAATACAATCGCACTCTTCGCttcataataattgaaaaaaagcgAAATAAATGAACTCTCtctgtgatttaatttatattccaaTTTATCTAGCGCAcgcattatatttaaaagggTCATTAAATGTCCCCTTGTGATTAGTAAACCGGTCCATTGTTTTCCGCAGTTTCACaatctaattatttaatgattttgttcGATTTGGCGTGGACCAAGCTGGCCAGTGCCCCTCTGTTTCGCAATAACGAAATGCAATATCCACTTCAGCTTTCTTTTGTTCTCCCTTTTTGCACCGAAAAACCTGTTGGTCAGGAAAAGGTTGGCCCCTTCACGCTCTACGTGATGTGAATTGAGGAAAGACTGAAAATTAGATCTTACTCGTGGAAATTGCACCGAGATGTGTATGTAATTTACGTGTCAGACGAAATAAAAGCATGCACGCTTCTTAGATTTGCTTAATAATTTTACCCACTATCGCGAGCAACAATCGCAGCTTGGACCCAATTAGCTTAAAAGCTTTTCAGCCTAGGcctttttctctaaaaatctGGAACAAGCCATCCAGTAAACGACCGGCCAGCAGCTCAGCGCAGATTATGATCCAGTTTGTTCAATTCTGCGAGAAAGTATGTTGCGCGAACGGAGCGAtgtaattaaatgtaaatctGCACCGAAAAGCGAGCAATTTGACGTGTGTAATTGTTCGCCTCGCGGTAGACCGGGTGTGGCGTCTTGCCAAAAAGCATATACCCTTTCTTCGGCGTGGATGTGGGTTAACAACCTGCGAGAGGTTGCACCTGAGCTGCGAGATCATCCATCATAAGTGAAAACTAGTCGCGCGCCTTGAAAGGGGATCAACAATTTCGACAGATTGGTATTGTATCAATGAATGATCACGCATCCGTATTAATTGGCGGCGGTTCCTTGCCCTAGGTCAGTCTTCCGCTAGGCCAGTGCGCACGTTATCACTCAATTATATAACTTATAGGATATGTTGCCTCCGGCTGTATAGTAGTAGCTGACCTATCCAACAACAatccatcaaaatatttagactGCTTCCTTTCACCATTTAGATAGTGGTTTCGTTTGATTAAAACGTGAAATTGTAatcctttcaaaattgaagcaagCCACAGAATTGTTAATATGCATTACTTGAAGTTCAAAATCGACTTACAAATatataaagttatttttaaaacgatttttttatcattagaAGCCCAGCTAACTCGGACAAATTTAACTATCGGCTAGTGCTCACTAGgctattaattgcaaaaaataatttaaaacagtattttataaatttccttttcacttaatttttctcaaggtAGCTGGTTTTATATTCTTGGAAGTTCGACAgcgatcaaaatatttacttttaatcaTTTCATCATATTGGCGCGTTTGTTCAGTGCCAAAATTACCATAAAATAGTGAATAAACTTGATTTATGCATGTCATGTTATCCAACGACATAACATTCTCAATAAcaagtttttatatttcatatttgtttcaaaatatcaaagtgTAATGAATAACTAAGAGAAATTTCAGCTTGGAGATAGTGGCAATTGGAAAGTATTCTCCTTCAAACCATAGAGAAATAAGAACGAGTCGAATTAAatactgtttttaaaaattgtaaagagTTTTCAAACTGATTAACAGCctgccaattttttcacttgGAAATTTCTTTGCCTTATGTTGATAATGCAACACTAACgtattcattaattaaaaaggagtgctatttattttttactttcagccCGTCATGCAAAATAATCGAGTGTGCATGGCATGCCTTTCAATTCATCGCACGTCAACAAGATCACTGCGCACTGGATTGATTGCGGAAACAATCCAGTTTTTCGCCAACAACATTTTGACTTGCATAACGAGATCGCCAGCCAGGGAAATTGCTTGCCTGCAATAATAGCGCTCGATATATCCATTACAGTCGTTTCCCGTTGGAACGTAAATTCGCCGCATGGAGCGAGACATCCCTTTTAATTGCACACACAGCCACACAATCTCCGCCCGCGGCGATCAACCTGCGACTGATCTCATTGTGACGGCATCCGCAGCTGCAAAAAAGCGGGCATGCAGCAGATGTGGCGATCGATATACATAAATAGAACTACTATTCGTCCGCTATAACTCTCTCGATCTTTCACATTTCGCTTTTGATTCAGGCACGCGAGACAAAAGGAAGTGGTGAAATCAAACCACATTTTATGGCACCTTTCTGTTTCGCAGAAGGTGAACATTAACATCTTtagctgcaatttttgaatctTTTCCCTGTTTTTATAAGAATTGGTGCAGGTTTATTGCGACCTGGAAGTTGCATAAAAGCCATTTCACGAAATCGGGCTCTCAAAAACTGGTTAGATGAATGATGGGAAAAAATACGCACTTTTATTTCAAGTTGCGAAGTGACTTTTCGCTCCACAAGGGGGAGATATGAAAAATGGATCTGACACGCTGAAATAGGGTCCCCCTACTGCGACTTTCCACGAAGTTTTAAGTAAGACACTTTtgcttttgatatttattataatagaGAGCGAGTGACCAGGCACATATCGTAATAGCAAGAGACGTGAACGAcaagataattttgaatcttttCCACGATGatgggattaaattttatttgacacaAGCTACAAAGGGATTATTAAACGAGTCCTTTCACTGCAGCCTTTGACACGATGTGCGCGTTAAAGTATCTCAGTGCCTAATGGCTTTCGGAGAGCTTTTAATGTGCTCTAGCGAACGCGAACATCACTAAATCAGAGCGAGCGACCGTCTGGACAAGTGCAGCGCAACAAATTGAGTGCGTGGATGATTGTGAGAGAGCTAGACGGCTGGGCAGCTCTCTCCGATCCGCGACAGCGACGTGTGTCGGTGTTGGTGCACCTCATCCTGGATCCcagcattatttttcctcGCTTAACGTGACACGCGACAGAAGAGAAAAGTGAAGGAGGATCAATCACGCGTTGTTTGTGTTTCCCTTTGTGAGGCATCGACAGCAACAGCGACAGCATAGGGAAACATTGCATAATTGCTGGAGAAATTTTCCATCAACGCATTTTTTGATCGTGAAATAAATCACCgcttgcttcttcaatttatttttaataaagcattCCAGgagaagatttaaaatttcagagcagaaaattttaatggattCGTCAGGCGTGAAAGCAAGAACTTAAATtacagtaataataataacacagTCAATTTGCTCCACAGAGTGCAAAAGATTTCACAAGAGGATCATTTTCCTTATGAGATGTAATCTGTCAAATTAAACATGGAAAGTAGTCCATGCGGTGGCATATCaactcgattttaaaaatgtggtCTGGCCAGCCGCAATTATCATGCAATAACTTTTACACCTGCCGCAGTCATTTCAGCTTTAACACGAACaactttttattaatgcaaTGAACCAGGGCCTACTCCACGAAGATCTCATCAAGAGCGACCAGGGCGTGTTTAGGCTTGATATTGCTCACGTTGCCCTGTTTGGCGACGGCCATTCTGATGCGTTCCTGCAGCATGTGGAATTCTTTGGTGTGCGTCTCCTTGCGCATTTCCATCTCCTCGGCCTTGAGGAAGGCGTAAGGCAGCAGGTCGGTGGTCAGGGGCGCCTCGACGAGCATGGCCACCTCCTGGTCTTGGGGGTCGCAGCTGTCCAGCTTGTCCAGCGTGTCCCAGTTCTGTTCGCAAGCCTCGCACTTGCACTCGAGCCCTCCAGACTGGAAACAGGCATCCTGGAGGAGGCTCTGGCGCAGGGCCCGACCTATTTTCAGGAAGTCAACTTCAGGGTAGAGGCACTGGGTTACCAGACTGCCAGCAGTGATCAGACGAGTCGCCTGGATTTGAGTGGGTATTAATATCAGgtttgttataaattaataaataaattgcctgCATGATCAAGCGTCGACCAAGGCTGAAGGTGGTGGTGTTTGGCGAGCAGGCGTGGCTCACCAGAGCCGTGACAGGGTAGACCCCAAGTCCGACTGCACTGTTTGAGTCTTCGCCCAGGTAGCCGCCAAAGGGAACCACTTGGTCGATGCTGAACGTCGCAGCAGACAACCTCGTCACGAGTTCACCCAGGGAAAGCACCAGCTGGTCGAAATCTGGTGACTGCTCCTCGTAGCCGAGTATCCTGGCCCACAGAGTGAAGAACATTGTCAGCATGGCCTTGTTTTCAGACAGGATAGGACGTTGCAGGAAAAGCGAATTTGGGTCGCTCGAGAGCAGCGGCTTCGTGTAGCCGAGTTGGTCGTCCCTCTGGCACTTGGTGATGTCGTGAGCCAGCTTTAGTTTCATCAAGTTGAGCATGTTGAACTGGACGCCGGCCGATTGCAGAGCTGGCATCAGGGCGCACTCTTTGGAGTGCAAATCCTTGGCTTCAGCCTTGCACTTTTCGCTGCAGTACACCTCCTTAGAGTTTTGTTACATAATTTGgatctgattaattttttgaaacaaatcttACCCATTGGCACGTGTCGCACGGAATGAGGTTTAAGGCGTGATGCATGCAGGAGCAGCATCTGTCCAGCTGATCAGGGTTGAGGAACGAGACCAGTGGCTCCTCAGATATGAGAATTTCGCCTGCCTTGATCTCTCTGGTGGCCACGAAGCGGTGGATCTTGTTCTCCGAGTCGACCTCCAGCTTCAGAGCATCGCTGACGCACGGAACGAGCGGATTAGCGGTGCTTACGGCCAGTTTGCCGCAGTCAGTGACCGTCATTCTGGCCGCCAGTTCGCAAATTTCGCGCTCAGTGTCTCCAGAGTCAGCCTCCTGCTTGGTTGGCTGCGCCGCTTTGGCCATGTATTTGAGGCACAGATCGAGCTTGTTCTTCAGCTTGATTTGTGACTCAGGGTCCAATGTGCAGGCCAAAGCAGCATGCACGTCGCTGGCACAGGCGTTGAACTGACGCATTCGCAACAGGATTTCCGACCTGACGGTCAGGGCCTTGGCCCTGAGGCCTTCCTGGTCGCTTGGGATGTGGGCCAGACCTTTGTTCACTTTCGCCAAAGCGAATTCCAAGTCGTGAGTGAGCATGGaaattctgtaaaaatttagatatcaaataatttattttgttgaacgGTTTCAACAAACCTTGCACTTTCCAAGTACTCGGTCTCGACGCATTCCGGAATCTTCTTATTCTGCACCTTCAGCTCAGGAAGTTGGAAATTCCTGAGGATGGCTTTGACGGATTCGACGCGCTCTCTGTCCTCTGGAATCGCGTTCAACTCGTTCATCAGCTCCTCGCCTGACTTTCCCTCCTGGACATTGTCCAAGTGCTGAAGAAGCTTGTCTGAAACTTCCAAAATCAGATATTCGGCCATCCTTCTAAATTCTTTCAGAGGAATTGACCGTTCAAGCTGcttttgtttggttttcagcTATTCTTTGCTGGCtgattgttgaaaaaaaatttttcaactgtcaaaattactcaaaaattgatgatggaatgcaacaataatttttttagtttttattatgCTAGGTGTACATACCAGCACCAGCATTCTGAGCGACTTATTTGATCATTATTTGTAACACATActttccaaattaatattccggtgtacaattaattaattattgcgtgcacaaattaaaaatgagctaATTATGACGCAAAGGTTCTTCGAGTATATGCATAATAAAATCCAACAGCCCTTCACGCCATCAACACAagacagttttttatttgtccatAAATTATCACCTTGTTCgtattttaggaaaataatattttacgcCCTAAATGGAAAGAGCAAattcctttatttatttatttttttatgatgcGTTGTCGGGTTTCAGGTGTTATTTTGCTTATGAATAAAAAGTCAAATCTTTTCCGTgttgagttttattttgcatgaaattcttttttaaggACATCAAGTTATTTAATCATACATCATATGCACTGGCATCTGAGAGTTTCAGGTTTTGTAAAATGCAGAAGAAGTTTGAAAGTAAAAGTAAGTGGTTACTGCAGGCAAAATGAAATGCATTAAATCAATGCCGCCAGACCAAAATGCTTTCATGGAACAAAAAGGAAATACTTTACCTTCCCTTTGCGCACATTGTATAGATGCACGATTAATTATGGAAGCCATCTGTTTGATGATCTCCATTGCCAACGGCTGCAGTGGAAAGATAAATTGCCTCAATTTGGCTAATTTCCCCACGGGCGTAATTTTTGCATGCTCAttct encodes:
- the LOC135944784 gene encoding SET and MYND domain-containing protein 4-like; the protein is MAEYLILEVSDKLLQHLDNVQEGKSGEELMNELNAIPEDRERVESVKAILRNFQLPELKVQNKKIPECVETEYLESARISMLTHDLEFALAKVNKGLAHIPSDQEGLRAKALTVRSEILLRMRQFNACASDVHAALACTLDPESQIKLKNKLDLCLKYMAKAAQPTKQEADSGDTEREICELAARMTVTDCGKLAVSTANPLVPCVSDALKLEVDSENKIHRFVATREIKAGEILISEEPLVSFLNPDQLDRCCSCMHHALNLIPCDTCQWEVYCSEKCKAEAKDLHSKECALMPALQSAGVQFNMLNLMKLKLAHDITKCQRDDQLGYTKPLLSSDPNSLFLQRPILSENKAMLTMFFTLWARILGYEEQSPDFDQLVLSLGELVTRLSAATFSIDQVVPFGGYLGEDSNSAVGLGVYPVTALVSHACSPNTTTFSLGRRLIMQATRLITAGSLVTQCLYPEVDFLKIGRALRQSLLQDACFQSGGLECKCEACEQNWDTLDKLDSCDPQDQEVAMLVEAPLTTDLLPYAFLKAEEMEMRKETHTKEFHMLQERIRMAVAKQGNVSNIKPKHALVALDEIFVE